A window of Saccopteryx leptura isolate mSacLep1 chromosome 5, mSacLep1_pri_phased_curated, whole genome shotgun sequence contains these coding sequences:
- the SPINT4 gene encoding kunitz-type protease inhibitor 4 has protein sequence MKPAELRFFLGFFVFSLLTTALMGGVTKLTNQICGDMKDPCKLDMDAGSCYEIHFRFFYNKTSKRCQSFIFSGCNGNLNNYELKIECQVACEEAYRIPAHERLQG, from the exons ATGAAGCCTGCTGAGCTGAGATTTTTTCTAGGGTTCTTCGTCTTCTCCTTGCTGACTACTGCATTAATGGGTGGTGTTACTAAACTTACTAACCAGATATGTGGAGATATGAAAG ATCCCTGCAAATTGGACATGGATGCTGGCAGCTGCTACGAAATCCACTTCAGATTTTTCTACAACAAAACCTCCAAACGATGTCAGAGTTTTATCTTCTCTGGCTGTAATGGCAACCTTAACAACTACGAGCTTAAAATAGAATGTCAAGTAGCCTGTGAAGAAGCATACAGAATACC GGCCCATGAACGTCTTCAAGGCTAA